The Nitrospirota bacterium genome window below encodes:
- a CDS encoding carbonic anhydrase has protein sequence MTRSRLLALSVSLNVLAASIVLIGWVAPNVKTTFNPDVDVPVIAKTARIHPLGAVSGSTVIGEHVFVAPGASVRGDEGEHIFIGDNSNVQDGVVVHGLETFEGGHELLENEVEVEGKKYSVYIGQQVSLAHQCQVHGPAKVGNDTFVGMQSFVFRSEVGDHVVIEPGAKLIGVKVAAGRYVPAFSLITKQEQADALPKIFEGYTYQKLNEGVVRVNVQLADAGQPQPITR, from the coding sequence ATGACCCGATCGAGACTGTTGGCGCTCAGCGTAAGCCTCAACGTGCTGGCCGCAAGTATCGTGCTGATCGGCTGGGTGGCCCCGAATGTGAAGACCACGTTCAACCCCGACGTCGATGTGCCGGTCATTGCCAAGACCGCGCGCATCCACCCGCTCGGGGCGGTCAGTGGCTCGACCGTCATCGGTGAGCACGTGTTTGTCGCTCCTGGGGCATCAGTTCGCGGGGATGAAGGAGAACATATTTTCATTGGCGATAACAGCAATGTGCAGGATGGCGTCGTCGTGCACGGACTTGAGACGTTCGAAGGAGGCCATGAGCTGCTTGAGAACGAAGTGGAAGTCGAGGGGAAGAAGTACTCCGTCTATATCGGGCAGCAAGTCTCGTTGGCCCATCAATGCCAGGTCCACGGCCCGGCTAAAGTTGGCAACGATACCTTCGTAGGAATGCAGTCGTTCGTATTCAGGAGCGAGGTTGGAGATCACGTTGTGATCGAGCCGGGAGCGAAACTGATCGGTGTCAAAGTCGCCGCAGGACGCTATGTGCCAGCCTTCTCCCTCATCACCAAGCAGGAGCAGGCCGACGCCTTACCCAAGATCTTCGAAGGCTATACCTATCAGAAGCTCAATGAAGGGGTTGTACGGGTTAACGTGCAATTGGCAGATGCCGGGCAGCCGCAACCAATCACTCGATAG
- the phoU gene encoding phosphate signaling complex protein PhoU: MTQRHFDEELAALKSKLLRMAGLAEDQIDKALAALVTRDSALARQVIERDHQVNAMDVEIDEDCIRLLALHQPAARDLRLVTTAMKIATELERISDLAENICERSIELNEEPQLKPYIDIPRMGNLARMMVKESIDAFVKDDASLARKVLANDDSVDDLMEKVFRELLAFMIEDPQTVSRAIRLSFIAKYLERMADHATNIAELVVYLVEGKIIRHTTPPGSSTQDLTPQ; encoded by the coding sequence ATGACACAACGCCACTTTGACGAAGAACTCGCAGCCTTGAAGAGCAAGCTCTTACGCATGGCCGGTCTGGCAGAAGACCAGATCGACAAGGCCCTCGCCGCATTGGTGACGCGCGATTCAGCCCTGGCTCGCCAGGTGATTGAACGGGACCATCAAGTCAATGCGATGGATGTGGAGATCGACGAAGACTGCATTCGGTTGCTGGCCCTCCATCAGCCGGCCGCACGAGACTTGCGATTGGTCACGACGGCGATGAAGATCGCCACCGAACTCGAGCGCATCAGCGACCTGGCCGAGAATATCTGCGAGCGATCGATCGAGCTGAACGAGGAACCGCAGCTCAAGCCCTACATCGACATCCCGCGAATGGGAAATTTGGCGCGGATGATGGTGAAGGAAAGTATCGATGCCTTTGTGAAGGACGATGCCTCACTTGCTCGGAAGGTGCTCGCGAACGACGACTCCGTCGACGACCTGATGGAGAAGGTATTCCGTGAGCTGTTGGCATTCATGATCGAGGACCCTCAGACGGTTTCGCGCGCCATTCGCCTGAGTTTTATCGCCAAATACCTCGAACGGATGGCAGACCATGCGACTAACATCGCCGAGCTGGTCGTCTACCTCGTAGAGGGGAAAATCATCCGCCACACCACCCCGCCAGGCTCCTCAACGCAGGATCTCACGCCGCAGTAA